In Muribaculum gordoncarteri, the genomic window GGGCTTTACACCGAGCCAGTTGTCACAGCCTCCGCCCCACCCGTGCAGCAGATACACCACGGGATGACGGCCTTCGGAGTCGGGTGTGATTACATTTACATCCACGTTTTTACCCATGACACGGCTCGGCACGCTCACCTTGCGCAATGTCGACGCACACATTCCGGGAATTATGGTCAGTAATAACAGAAGGGTCAGATATTTCCTCATTGTTTAAGATTGGTTTATTGCAAATTTAAATATAATATTCCACACTATACCAATAATTATACGTAAGTTTGTACAAAATTTTAATGGTATATGGCCACAAGCTTCCTCCAGATTGACAATCTCACTAAAAGTTACGGCGACAGGATGCTGTTTGACGGCGTCACGTTTGGCGTATATGAAGGCGACAAGATAGGCGTTATCGCAAAAAACGGAACGGGAAAATCGACACTGCTCAACATCATAGCCGGCATTGAAAGCGCCGACTCGGGCGATGTCACATTCCGCAACGGACTCAAGGTGGGTATTCTGGAGCAGACGCCGCGCTTCGCTCCCGGATCGTCGATTATGGACGCATGCCTGCTCGGCGACAACGCGATGTGTCACGCAATCGCCGAATACGAAACCGCTCTGCTGTCGGGCGACAACGACAGGCTCAACGAGGCAATACACGACATGGACGCCGCATCGGCATGGGACTACGAGGACAAGATGAAGCAGCTCCTCGGCCAACTGAATCTGCACGACATAACGGCGTCGACCGACAATCTTTCGGGCGGACAGGCCAAGAGAGTGGCTCTCGCCCGCGTGATTCTCGGCGAACCCGATCTTATAATCCTCGACGAGCCCACCAACCACCTCGACATCGAGATAATCGAGTGGCTTGAAAACTATCTGACACGCTCACGCGTGACATTGCTGATGGTGACCCACGACCGCTATTTCCTCGACCGTGTGTGCAACAAGATAATCGAAATCGACCGTCAGCAGATATTCACCTACGAAGGCAACTACGACTACTACCTGCGACGCCGACAGGAACGCATCGATGCCATAACATCGGAGATGGCAAAGGTGAAAAACACCCTGCGCAAGGAGCAGGAGTGGATGCGCCGACAGCCTCAGGCACGCGCCGGCAAGGCCAAGTATCGAATCGACGCATTCTACGACCTGAAGAAGCGCTCGCATGTCGACCTGTCGGACGACAACGTTGAGCTTAACGTGAAGTCATCCTACATCGGCTCGAAGATATTTGAGGCAAGGGGCATAAACAAGCGGTTTGGCGACAAGGTGATTCTCGATGATTTCAACTACACATTCGCACGTTACGAAAAGCTTGGAATAATAGGCCACAACGGAGCCGGAAAATCGACATTCATCAAGATGCTGCAAGGCATAGTGCCGGCCGACAGCGGCGAGTGGAACGTTGGCGAAACCGTGCGATTCGGCTACTACAGCCAGGAGGGCATCGAGTTTGACGACAACAAGCGCGTCATCGACGCCATCACCGAGATAGCCGAGGACATCGTGGTGAACGGCGATGTGCGTTACACCCCGATGCAGTTTCTCACCCACTTCCTCTTCTCGCCTACCGACCAGCAGAAGTATATCCACACCCTCAGCGGCGGCGAACGCGCCCGCCTTCACCTTGCGGCTGTGTTGATGAGGTCGCCCAACTTCCTGATACTCGACGAGCCTACCAACGACCTCGACATCATGACCCTCGGTATCCTCGAGGATTACCTCGCCAAGTTCAAGGGATGCCTGATCGTAGTGAGTCACGACCGATTCTTCCTCGACAGCATAGTCGACCACCTATTTGTGTTTGAAGGCGACGGTGCAATCAAGGACTTCCCCGGAGGCTACACCGACTATCGCACATGGCTCAATGCACAGCCCAAGCCTCAGGCCGAGGCCGAAAAGCAGGCAGCCAAAACTGTGCGCGAACGCCCCCGACGCAGCTCCGACAACCGCATGAGCTACAAGGAGATGCGCGAGTTTGAGGCTTTAACCGATGAAATAGAAAAGCTTAACACCGAGAAGGCTGCGCTCGACGCAGTGTTCAACAGCGGCGAGGTGGTCGACGACATTATTGAAAAGTCGGCACGATATGAAGAGATAAAGGCTTTGCTCGATGAGAAGGAGATGCGCTGGCTCGAACTCTCGGAGAAGGATCAGTAACGTGACGCATCAATGACGGCCGCGCCGTTCACGCAGTATCACATAAAGAATTACCGGGGCTCCCACAAGCGGCGTGACGGCGTTTATGGGAAGTATTGTGCTTTCAGGCAACACGCACACAAGATTGCACCCGAGTGCCACGATTGCGCCTGAAATCAAGGTGGCCGGCATCAGCACCCGGTGATTGTCGGTGCGGAATACCAATCGGGCTATGTGAGGCACGGCAAGGCCGATGAATGATATAGGCCCGCAATAGGCGGTGATGACGGCTGTAAGCAATCCGGTGGCAAGTAAAAGGAGGTTGCGCACACGACGCATGCTTATGCCGAGATTACGCGCATAGTTGGAGCCAAGGAGTATTATGTTCAACGGTTTTATGAGCAGGAGAGCCATCACTATGCCCGCCAGCGTCATCAGGGCGAACAGCGGCAACCGACTCAACGACACACCGTTGAAATTGCCCATTCCCCACATCACATAGCTGTGCACACCGTCGGCCGACGACATGTAGTTGAGCAGCGATATTACCGACGAGGTCATGTAGCCCACCATTATACCGGTTATGAGCAGCATCAGGTCGTTCTTAAGCCATGATGAGAACAGAAGCAGAAGCCCCATGATGAGCATACTGCCAGCAAATGCCGCCGCCATGACCGCAACGTAACCGCCCACCGAATAGCCGCCGGCACTTATCGTTCCGCCAAGAAACAGCATCACGATTGCAACTCCGAGGCTTGCGCCCGAATTGATACCGAGAATCGACGGGCCGGCAAGCGGATTGCGGAATGCTGTCTGCAGCATAAGTCCCGACACGGCCAGTCCGGCACCGGCAAGAAGCGCTGTGACAGCCTGTGGCAACCTGCTGCCCGTTACAATGAATCGCGCGGCACCATAATCACCGTCATGCCCCAGAAGTATATCCGTGACATCGGCTGCCGATATTGCCACCGAACCGAAGTAAAGGTTCATCACAAACAGCAGCAGAAGAGTGACAGTGAGTATTATAAACCGCATGACATCGTCTATTTTATGATTGAGAAATAGTGAGGCCAATCAGGATTGGTCAGCGACAGTTCGGGATGAATCACGCGCATCAGGTCGTTAAGCAGCCAGTGAGGATGAAACGGAACCTCCTCATAGTAGTGGCTGTAGTTGGTGTTACATCCATAGACCACTCCGCGTTTCCACGGCTCAAACTGCGAGTATATCGCATCGTCGGCGCTCAGCGAAGCGAGCGTCATGTCATCGGCCTGATTGTAACGAAGTATCCAGATGTCGGCATCCTGAGCGCCGGCAAGCACCTGCTCGGGCGACAGTGCGATGCTGCCCGACCGATTCTCATTGACTGAAAATGGATTGGCACCACCGGCATCGTTGAGGTAATGCGTCACGATGGAATTTACGCCCGGCACATACCACGCCTGGCCATACTTCTTGTCCATCATGACCTTGGGTCGGTGAGCAATAGAGTCAACCGCGCTCTTCAATGAGTTGTAGCTGTGTTCGGTTTCGTTGAACAGCTTTTCGGCTTCGTCGTAACGGCCGTAAAGCATTCCGTAGAACTTCATCCACTCGGCGCGACCGAGCGGAGTCGTTTCCATGTAGTCGGCACACTCGATCAAGGGTATTCCGAGCTGTTCAATCTTCCCGTAACCTCCCGAATTTTCGTAAGGCGACAACAATATCGCCTGGGGATGCAGCTCGATAATGCGTTCGATGTTGGGCGACATTCCGCTGCCGCAATCGGCGATAATGCCCGAGTCGATGCGCTCGGCAAGCCGCGGCGTATAGATGTACTGGGCGTCACACACGCCCGTTATGGCGTCGTCGGCTCCCAACTCGCTTATGAGGCTGCTGTGAACCGATGAATACACAAGCGAACTCTCAAGAGGTGTGCGCACGACAGTCCCCTCGGGCAGGTCGGAAGGCATCTCCATGTCCGAAGGCACCAGTATATATGTGTGCAACACCTTGGTGGTGTCCCACGGGTTACGCACCACAGCCACCGTGTAGTCGCCGGCATCCTTCAGCGTTATGTTTTCGGCATAACGTAACGGCACATCGGGCAACGCCTCAACAATGACATTCTTGCCTCCGCCGCTACAAGCGGCAAGAAGCAAGAATGAAAAACAATATAAAAACTTTAATAATCCGGTCATCAATTATCAGTTGAAGAATACGGCAGCCTTGGGATTCTGGCCTCCGCAATCAAATTTCTCTACAAAAGTACCATCTTTTTTGAAACGGTACACATTTCCGTTGCTTTTGTTGTAGAAAGTGGTAGCGATGTAGATGTCACCGTTTCCGGGATTAACCGAAATCATCGAGATACTTGTCGACAAAAGTTCGGCGGGAGCATCCTTCAAGAACGATGTGCTGTTCATAGTTCCGGTCTTCACGTTATAGGACGAGAAGGTGTTGACAGTCGACAACACATCGGGCCAGTTTGAGTAGTCGGTGCGTGAGTCAAGCAGGTAGACAACGCCGTCATTTGCAGCCATTTCAGTTGCATAACCGATGCGCGACACCTTGTTGCCGTTTTTCGGGTCAATCATCTGAAGCACATAGCTTTCAGCCGAGTAGTCCCATGAAATGAGGAACACCTTGTCATCTTCCTCAACCAGCTGGTTGGGATTCTGCGTCACCTCGATGCTCTCCTTTACTTTGAAGGTGTTAAGATCGATGACAATGACATTGTTCAGGTAGATGAAATTGCCGTCGACTATCTCGTAGGAGTTTGACACATAGAGCATGTCGTCACACACTGCCATGTTCTCAAGATTCTTGCCTATATTGGTGAGCTTGGACTCAATCTTCATGGTCGATGCGTTTATCTTGGCAACGATACCTCCATAGAACGAAGCGTATATGTAACCGTCCTCGGCGGCTATGGAGCGCACACCGCCCTTCAGCTCCGGATCGGCCGAGAACATTGTGCGGCCATCCTCGACGCAAGCGGCATTAACTCTCGAAAGATAGTTGGAGCCGTGTACGGCTATGAACACCTTGCCTTCATACTCTATCATGGCTTGTCCTGTATCGCCAAGACGGGCACCGTTCTGCTTGTAAAATATGTCGTCGATTATTTCACCGTCGTGATTGGGAGCGTAGAACTCAATTCCCGAGTTGTTCTCCGACTGAGTGCCCTGATTCATGATATAGGCGCGTGACTTCGGAAGCACGAGCTTCGAGCCGTCATCGTTCCAATCGTCGTCATCGTCACTGCTGCAAGAAGTAAATGCGGTTGCCATTGCAAGCACACCGAGCATACTCAAAAATAATTTTTTTGCTTTCATAAGGTTATTACGTTAAGTTGATTGTTATACTCTATCAAAATTTGAACGTACCTGTCACGCGCCATGACCGTCCGGGCATGGGATAGTACTTTATGACATCATATTGCTTGTCGGTGAGGTTTATTATTTCGCCCTGCAGGTCAAGGCTGTACCCGCGGAAGAGGAATTCATGCGACACGGTGAGGGTGTGCTCGGCATATCCGTCAATCTTATTCACGGGAATGTTCTGCGACAGGCAGTAACGCTTGCCCACCCCCACTATCGAATAGCCCACATCGACCCAGGGCATGTCGATGACAGCCGACACATTGCCGCTGTGCCTGGGAGTATAAGGCAGCTGATGCTTGTAGCTCTTTGAGTCGGGATCGGTAAGGTCGACAGCCTTCTGGAACGTGTAGGCTCCCGAAAGCGTCAGCTGCACCTTGCGGCTTAACGAGAATGCCGAAGCGAGCGTGATGTCGACTCCCGTCACATGCACCTTGCCGTAGTTGGCCATTGTCCATGCATAGGTTGTGGGGAAGGCAACAATCTTGTCGGTTACGTTATTGAAATATCCGTCGACGGTAAACGAGAGATAATCCATGAACGATGCCGGCAGAATGCTCCATGTCACACCTATATTATATTCATCGGCCTTCTCGGGACGCAGCTTGCGATTGCCGAGGCGATAGTAGTAGAGGTCGTTGAACGTGGGGGTGCGGAACGTGCTCTTGTACATTGCCCTGAAATAGAGCTGCTCGTCACGCCAAGGCTGCACACTCACCGACACTCCGGGCGAGAGCCGGCTCAGGTCGTCGGGCTTTTTACCCGATTTAACCCTTTCGTTGATGTAGGTTCCGAGCAACACTCCGTTGACGGTGAGCCCATTGCGGCGGTAACGCACATTGAGCGCGGTCAGTGAGGTGTAACGCGTAGGAAACGGACATTCGGGCATAGTGCTGTGGAGAGTGTTTATGGCGGCATCCTGTGCCAATGCAATCTGAAGGGGCTGCACGGGACGATACACGGCCGAAGCCGTCACGTAGTACTCGTTCTGGCGATGTGTCGCCGAATATACTCCGTCGGAATACTGCGGTCCGAGGTCACGGTCGCGGTTCCATCCGTAATTATACTTGGCCTGAGCCTGAAAGTTCCACTTGTCGGAAAACTCCTTTCGGTATTTCACCTGAACGAATGCGTTCTTGTCCCACAACGTTTCATCGGAAACGGGATTATACAATGTCACGGGCCCGGGCAATCCTCGCTTGGAGTAATAGTAGTAACCCTTTACCTGCAAGTTGCTGCTGTCGGCAAATGTGTGATACAGATTGCCTTCGCCGTGCCATGATGTTATCGCTGAATTGTTGCGTCGCTCCTCGGTGACATACTTTCCGTTGACAAGCCTGAAGGGATAGTTGCCGTCGGCTCTCATGTAATCGCCTTCGAGCGAAGTGACGGTGTTTTCGCCCAACTTCTGCCACCAACGCACTGCGGGAGTAATGTAGCCGAACGAGCCGCCCTTTATCTTCACCTGAAATGCCGACTTGTCGTCGCCGTCAAATACGGGCCGCTGGGTAACGATGCTCAGCACTCCGGCCGAAGCATAGAGCTTCGCGGGCTGTAGCAGATCCTCGTTCTGCCCGATGGCGAGCGACAGCATCGACACATTGTCGAGCGAAAAACGCCCTATGTCAATCTGTCCCGCCTGACAATTGCTTACAGGCGCTCCGTCGTAACTCACTCCGGTGTGGGCCGCACCCATGTTACGCACCGACACCGTCTTCAATCCTCCCACTCCGCCATAGTCACGCACATTGGCACCGGCAAAGCGTCGCACGGCGTCGGCCATGTTCTGGACACCCAGCCGGGTAAGCTCCGTTCCTGAAAGCGTCTGCACGGGGGCCGCCGTAGAAACCTTTATGGGAGAGCGTCGCGCCTCTATGACAACATCGTCAATGCGCTGCATCGTTATGGAGTCATCGGACACCGGTGCAACAGTAGCCTCCGCATTCAACGAATGCAGAACCATGCACACAAACAACGGCATGAAACACCGTGACTTCTTTAAGGTCAATTGCATTAAAAAGATAAATATGTGTTCTCTCGTCCTCGAAAGAGAATCATTACACAATGTGCAATTGGCAGGTCTTCGGACTTATTCCTGTCATCGGACGCCTTCCCAAAGCCGAAATAAGAGCTTCAGTGGCTCAAGATACCGATGCATTGCCGGAAATTACCGCAGCGGGACTGTCCGGGATTCTCACCCGTGTTCCCTTTTTATCGCAGCGCGCAGACAACGCGACAGCGAACCAATGCGAGCGCAAATTTATAACTTTTCCGCTAACTGTGCAAAAAAATCAAGGGCATCGAATTAATTCAACACCCTTGATTTCAAATAATTTATGGATTTACAGCCACTTATGCAAGCGAAGCTATAACCGATTTTATGTCCTGAGCCAGAGCATCGGCCTTCTCCATGGTCGACGCCTCGGAATAGATGCGTATTATAGGTTCGGTATTGGACTTGCGCAGATGAACCCAGCTGTCGGGGAAGTCAATCTTCACACCGTCGATGTCGGTTATCGTTTCGGAAGCGTAACGCTTCTTTACAGCCTCGAGTATTGCGTCGACATCAATGTCGGGGGTAAGCTGTATCTTATTCTTTGCTATGGCATATTCGGGATAGGTAGCCTTGAGCTCCGATACCTTCTTGCCGCTCTTGGCCAGCAGAGTGAGGAACAGAGCCACACCCACCAGTGCGTCACGGCCATAGTGGGATGCGGGATATATGACTCCGCCGTTACCTTCACCGCCTATCACGGCTCCGGTTTCCTTCATCTTTGTCACTACATTGACCTCGCCCACAGCAGCGGCCGAATATTCACAGCCGTGTCGACGGGTGACATCACGCAATGCGCGTGACGAGCTGAGGTTGGAAACAGTCGAGCCGGGAGTGTGGCTAAGCACATAGTCGGCCACGGCAACGAGAGTGTACTCCTCGACAAACATCTCACCGTTTTCCATCACGATTGCAAGACGGTCGACATCAGGATCGACAACAAAGCCTACATCGGCCTTACCGTCACGCATGAGGTCGGCAATCTGAGTGAGGTTTTCAGGGATGGGCTCGGGAGTGTGAGCAAACTTTCCTGTAGCCTCGCAATTCAGCTCAATGATGTTCTTCACACCGAGGACACGAAGCAACTGCGGAATAACGATGCCGCCCACCGAGTTGACAGCGTCGACAGCCACCGTGAAGTCGGCCTTGGCAATAGCATCGACATCAACGAGGTCAAGCGCAAGCACCGAGTCAATGTGACGACGATTGTAGGTTTCATTGCTATATACATGACCGAGAGCATCCACTTCGGCAAACGAATAGCCGTCGGCCTCGGCAATTGCAAGCACCTCCTTGCCCTGAGCGTCATTCAGGAACTCACCGTTCTCATTCAACAGCTTGAGGGCATTCCACTGCTTGGGGTTGTGCGAAGCGGTTATGATGATACCTCCGCAGGCCTTCTCCATGACTACGGCAAGCTCGGTGGTAGGGGTTGATGCAAGTCCGATGTTGACTACATCGAAGCCCATGCCGGTAAGAGTTGCTGTCACGAGGTCGCTGACCATCGGGCCTGAAAGGCGTGCGTCACGGCCAACAACTATCGTGCGTGACTTGCGAGTAGTGCTACCGCTTATGAAACGTGCGTAAGCAGCCGTAAACTTCACAATGTCGAGCGGACTCAAACCTTCGCCGGGACGGCCGCCGATTGTTCCGCGTATACCTGAAATTGATTTGATTAGCGACATGATTATATGTTTAGATTCAAAAAAGCGTTTACTATGCGTTAAATCTTGCTCTTGTAGTAGCGCACATTATAGAGATAAGGAATCACCGAAGCAATCTCATCGGTCAAGCCGTAGGCCGAACGCACAACGATGTTCACCTCGCAGCCGTAGCCGAGATAGTTCAAAGGCATCTGAAGCGCCTGCCCCCATGCCGACGAGCTTGAAGTGTGGAAATTGAGATAGCGGAACGATGCGTTGTTGTTGACATTCTCGGAGTTGTTCAACTCCTTTTCTAACTCGCCCGTGGCGGCATAAGTGTGAAGATTGTAACGCATAAAGCGGAAATATACCAGGTCGTCGGCCTTGGCACGGTTTTTCATGTCACCGCGATTGATAACCTGCATATACACCGAGCCGTCCTCGTCCATACGATAATAAGGAGCGTCCTTACCCACCTCAAACACTGAATCGGCAGGAACCGATCCAACTACGCGCTGATCGGCAAGAAATGCATTTATTGACTTGGTTTCTTTGTTAAGTCCGTCGGAATAGCTTTCATGATCGCTACATCCTATTGCCGAGAGGGCTATGAGCACTCCTGAAAACAATGAGATGAAAAAATTGCGAGTTATTTTCATATTTATTTCAAATTATATATAGTTTCAATTAAATCAATCGTGCAAATATCGGTCGTTTTCGGCAAGTGACGACATGAACACCTCAACCGCCTCATCGAGAGTGCCTTCAAACTCCCCTCCCGCGGCATTGACATGGCCTCCGCCGTTGAAATACTTCTCACACAGCTTGTTGACAGGGAAATCGCCCTTGCTGCGTGACGACACCTTTATATAACGCTTGTCGTCGCGCAAGAACACCGAGTAGGTCACCTCGGGTATAGCCAAAGGCACGTTTACAAGTCCCTCGGTGTCTCCCTTCTGATAGTCATAGTCGTCAAGCTCCTTCTGGGTCAATGTAATCAGCGCGGCCTTATGCTCGGGGAATATCTGCATCTTCGTTCCCACGGCATATCCGTTAAGGCGCAATGTCGACACTGTCTTGGTGTCCATTACACGCTTGTATATATCGTCCTTGTTGATTCCTTTGCGGATAAGCTCGGCAATCACCACATAGAGGTCGGGGTCGTTGGAGTTATAGGAGAAGTTGCCTGTGTCGGTCATCATGCCCGTATAGATGCACATCGCAGCCTTGCGGTCAATGAGGTTGAACAGCTCAAGACGGCACAAAAGCCTGAACATCAGGATGGCAGTCGACGACTGGTCGGGATGCGATATTATGACATCGGCAAAATCCTCGGGGTCCTGGTGATGGTCCACAAGCACTTTAGGAGCCGATGATGACGCAAGATCGTCGCGCATGTGGTCGACACGATACAACGAGTTGAAGTCGAGGCAGAATATAAGGTCGGCATCGCACAGCAACTGGCGTGCGAAGTCGGTATATTTTGAATAGGGCACAATATCCTTTGCTCCGGGAAGGAAGCGCAGAATCTGCGGCGGAATATCGGGCGTGACAACACGTGCC contains:
- a CDS encoding ABC-F family ATP-binding cassette domain-containing protein, whose product is MATSFLQIDNLTKSYGDRMLFDGVTFGVYEGDKIGVIAKNGTGKSTLLNIIAGIESADSGDVTFRNGLKVGILEQTPRFAPGSSIMDACLLGDNAMCHAIAEYETALLSGDNDRLNEAIHDMDAASAWDYEDKMKQLLGQLNLHDITASTDNLSGGQAKRVALARVILGEPDLIILDEPTNHLDIEIIEWLENYLTRSRVTLLMVTHDRYFLDRVCNKIIEIDRQQIFTYEGNYDYYLRRRQERIDAITSEMAKVKNTLRKEQEWMRRQPQARAGKAKYRIDAFYDLKKRSHVDLSDDNVELNVKSSYIGSKIFEARGINKRFGDKVILDDFNYTFARYEKLGIIGHNGAGKSTFIKMLQGIVPADSGEWNVGETVRFGYYSQEGIEFDDNKRVIDAITEIAEDIVVNGDVRYTPMQFLTHFLFSPTDQQKYIHTLSGGERARLHLAAVLMRSPNFLILDEPTNDLDIMTLGILEDYLAKFKGCLIVVSHDRFFLDSIVDHLFVFEGDGAIKDFPGGYTDYRTWLNAQPKPQAEAEKQAAKTVRERPRRSSDNRMSYKEMREFEALTDEIEKLNTEKAALDAVFNSGEVVDDIIEKSARYEEIKALLDEKEMRWLELSEKDQ
- a CDS encoding iron ABC transporter permease, encoding MRFIILTVTLLLLFVMNLYFGSVAISAADVTDILLGHDGDYGAARFIVTGSRLPQAVTALLAGAGLAVSGLMLQTAFRNPLAGPSILGINSGASLGVAIVMLFLGGTISAGGYSVGGYVAVMAAAFAGSMLIMGLLLLFSSWLKNDLMLLITGIMVGYMTSSVISLLNYMSSADGVHSYVMWGMGNFNGVSLSRLPLFALMTLAGIVMALLLIKPLNIILLGSNYARNLGISMRRVRNLLLLATGLLTAVITAYCGPISFIGLAVPHIARLVFRTDNHRVLMPATLISGAIVALGCNLVCVLPESTILPINAVTPLVGAPVILYVILRERRGRH
- a CDS encoding ABC transporter substrate-binding protein, whose translation is MTGLLKFLYCFSFLLLAACSGGGKNVIVEALPDVPLRYAENITLKDAGDYTVAVVRNPWDTTKVLHTYILVPSDMEMPSDLPEGTVVRTPLESSLVYSSVHSSLISELGADDAITGVCDAQYIYTPRLAERIDSGIIADCGSGMSPNIERIIELHPQAILLSPYENSGGYGKIEQLGIPLIECADYMETTPLGRAEWMKFYGMLYGRYDEAEKLFNETEHSYNSLKSAVDSIAHRPKVMMDKKYGQAWYVPGVNSIVTHYLNDAGGANPFSVNENRSGSIALSPEQVLAGAQDADIWILRYNQADDMTLASLSADDAIYSQFEPWKRGVVYGCNTNYSHYYEEVPFHPHWLLNDLMRVIHPELSLTNPDWPHYFSIIK
- a CDS encoding YncE family protein → MKAKKLFLSMLGVLAMATAFTSCSSDDDDDWNDDGSKLVLPKSRAYIMNQGTQSENNSGIEFYAPNHDGEIIDDIFYKQNGARLGDTGQAMIEYEGKVFIAVHGSNYLSRVNAACVEDGRTMFSADPELKGGVRSIAAEDGYIYASFYGGIVAKINASTMKIESKLTNIGKNLENMAVCDDMLYVSNSYEIVDGNFIYLNNVIVIDLNTFKVKESIEVTQNPNQLVEEDDKVFLISWDYSAESYVLQMIDPKNGNKVSRIGYATEMAANDGVVYLLDSRTDYSNWPDVLSTVNTFSSYNVKTGTMNSTSFLKDAPAELLSTSISMISVNPGNGDIYIATTFYNKSNGNVYRFKKDGTFVEKFDCGGQNPKAAVFFN
- a CDS encoding TonB-dependent receptor plug domain-containing protein, which encodes MQLTLKKSRCFMPLFVCMVLHSLNAEATVAPVSDDSITMQRIDDVVIEARRSPIKVSTAAPVQTLSGTELTRLGVQNMADAVRRFAGANVRDYGGVGGLKTVSVRNMGAAHTGVSYDGAPVSNCQAGQIDIGRFSLDNVSMLSLAIGQNEDLLQPAKLYASAGVLSIVTQRPVFDGDDKSAFQVKIKGGSFGYITPAVRWWQKLGENTVTSLEGDYMRADGNYPFRLVNGKYVTEERRNNSAITSWHGEGNLYHTFADSSNLQVKGYYYYSKRGLPGPVTLYNPVSDETLWDKNAFVQVKYRKEFSDKWNFQAQAKYNYGWNRDRDLGPQYSDGVYSATHRQNEYYVTASAVYRPVQPLQIALAQDAAINTLHSTMPECPFPTRYTSLTALNVRYRRNGLTVNGVLLGTYINERVKSGKKPDDLSRLSPGVSVSVQPWRDEQLYFRAMYKSTFRTPTFNDLYYYRLGNRKLRPEKADEYNIGVTWSILPASFMDYLSFTVDGYFNNVTDKIVAFPTTYAWTMANYGKVHVTGVDITLASAFSLSRKVQLTLSGAYTFQKAVDLTDPDSKSYKHQLPYTPRHSGNVSAVIDMPWVDVGYSIVGVGKRYCLSQNIPVNKIDGYAEHTLTVSHEFLFRGYSLDLQGEIINLTDKQYDVIKYYPMPGRSWRVTGTFKF
- the glmM gene encoding phosphoglucosamine mutase; this encodes MSLIKSISGIRGTIGGRPGEGLSPLDIVKFTAAYARFISGSTTRKSRTIVVGRDARLSGPMVSDLVTATLTGMGFDVVNIGLASTPTTELAVVMEKACGGIIITASHNPKQWNALKLLNENGEFLNDAQGKEVLAIAEADGYSFAEVDALGHVYSNETYNRRHIDSVLALDLVDVDAIAKADFTVAVDAVNSVGGIVIPQLLRVLGVKNIIELNCEATGKFAHTPEPIPENLTQIADLMRDGKADVGFVVDPDVDRLAIVMENGEMFVEEYTLVAVADYVLSHTPGSTVSNLSSSRALRDVTRRHGCEYSAAAVGEVNVVTKMKETGAVIGGEGNGGVIYPASHYGRDALVGVALFLTLLAKSGKKVSELKATYPEYAIAKNKIQLTPDIDVDAILEAVKKRYASETITDIDGVKIDFPDSWVHLRKSNTEPIIRIYSEASTMEKADALAQDIKSVIASLA
- a CDS encoding DUF4827 family protein; translated protein: MKITRNFFISLFSGVLIALSAIGCSDHESYSDGLNKETKSINAFLADQRVVGSVPADSVFEVGKDAPYYRMDEDGSVYMQVINRGDMKNRAKADDLVYFRFMRYNLHTYAATGELEKELNNSENVNNNASFRYLNFHTSSSSAWGQALQMPLNYLGYGCEVNIVVRSAYGLTDEIASVIPYLYNVRYYKSKI
- a CDS encoding DHH family phosphoesterase codes for the protein MLRQIIQESKVKAVRELLGRSERIVITCHMSPDGDAIGSSLGLMHVLAAIGKEARVVTPDIPPQILRFLPGAKDIVPYSKYTDFARQLLCDADLIFCLDFNSLYRVDHMRDDLASSSAPKVLVDHHQDPEDFADVIISHPDQSSTAILMFRLLCRLELFNLIDRKAAMCIYTGMMTDTGNFSYNSNDPDLYVVIAELIRKGINKDDIYKRVMDTKTVSTLRLNGYAVGTKMQIFPEHKAALITLTQKELDDYDYQKGDTEGLVNVPLAIPEVTYSVFLRDDKRYIKVSSRSKGDFPVNKLCEKYFNGGGHVNAAGGEFEGTLDEAVEVFMSSLAENDRYLHD